From Juglans regia cultivar Chandler chromosome 6, Walnut 2.0, whole genome shotgun sequence, the proteins below share one genomic window:
- the LOC108994950 gene encoding putative nuclease HARBI1 isoform X1, which yields MQTYDHEACFAMESSDDEKDGILGNFIPKELAHGLASSGAKFVDEVLNSQSEHCLENFRMDKHVFYKLCDILQAKGLLRHTNRIKIEEQLAIFMFIIGHNLRTRAVQELFRYSGETISRHFNNVLNAIMAISLDFFQPPGSEILEDPRFYPYFQDCVGAVDGIHIPVMVGVDEQGPFRNKNGMLSQNVLAACSFDLKFHYVLAGWEGSASDLQVLNSALTRRNKLLVPEGKYYLVDNKYANMPGFIAPYPGVPYCLKEYPSGYHPQDARELFNQRHSLLRNATDRIFGALKARFPILMSAPPYPLQTQVKLVVATCAIHNYIRREKPDDWIFRKYEQDSTALQIESSLPPLEVEQPIMHIDTQALDIGVEAEQLEISSQLRDSIATEIWNDYIHDFSAM from the exons ATGCAAACCTATGATCACG AGGCTTGTTTTGCCATGGAGAGCTCTGATGATGAAAAAGATGGAATCCTTGGGAATTTCATTCCAAAAGAACTGGCCCATGGTTTGGCATCTAGCGGAGCAAAATTTGTGGATGAAGTACTTAATAGCCAAAGTGAACACTGCTTGGAAAATTTTCGCATGGATAAGCATGTATTTTACAAGTTGTGTGATATTTTGCAAGCCAAAGGCTTGCTACGTCACACAAATCGAATCAAGATTGAGGAACAATTAGCCATTTTCATGTTCATAATTGGCCACAATCTACGTACAAGAGCTGTCCAAGAGTTATTCCGATATTCAGGAGAAACCATCAGTCGCCATTTCAATAATGTTTTGAATGCAATTATGGCAATTTCCTTAGACTTCTTTCAGCCTCCGGGTTCAGAGATCTTGGAAGATCCAAGATTCTATCCATACTTTCAG GATTGTGTGGGAGCAGTTGATGGTATCCATATTCCAGTTATGGTAGGTGTAGATGAGCAAGGACCTTTCCGCAATAAGAATGGCATGCTTTCACAAAATGTTCTGGCAGCTTGCTCATTTGATCTCAAGTTCCATTATGTTCTAGCTGGCTGGGAAGGCTCAGCATCAGATTTGCAAGTCCTAAATTCTGCACTGACAAGGCGAAACAAACTGCTGGTCCCTGAAG GTAAATACTACCTTGTAGACAACAAGTATGCAAATATGCCAGGTTTCATTGCCCCATATCCGGGTGTTCCATATTGCCTAAAGGAATATCCTAGTGGCTATCATCCACAAGATGCCAGAGAGCTATTTAATCAACGACACTCATTGTTACGAAATGCCACTGATCGGATCTTTGGCGCTTTGAAGGCACGATTCCCTATATTGATGTCTGCTCCTCCATACCCATTACAAACACAGGTCAAGTTGGTTGTGGCAACATGTGCGATACACAATTACATCCGGAGGGAGAAACCAGATGATTGGATTTTTAGAAAGTATGAACAGGACAGCACGGCATTACAAATCGAGTCGTCGTTGCCCCCTTTAGAGGTGGAACAACCCATTATGCATATTGATACCCAAGCTCTGGACATTGGCGTTGAAGCAGAACAACTAGAAATCTCTTCACAATTGCGAGACTCCATTGCAACTGAAATTTGGAATGACTACATCCATGATTTTTCAGCCATGTAA
- the LOC108994950 gene encoding putative nuclease HARBI1 isoform X2, with the protein MESSDDEKDGILGNFIPKELAHGLASSGAKFVDEVLNSQSEHCLENFRMDKHVFYKLCDILQAKGLLRHTNRIKIEEQLAIFMFIIGHNLRTRAVQELFRYSGETISRHFNNVLNAIMAISLDFFQPPGSEILEDPRFYPYFQDCVGAVDGIHIPVMVGVDEQGPFRNKNGMLSQNVLAACSFDLKFHYVLAGWEGSASDLQVLNSALTRRNKLLVPEGKYYLVDNKYANMPGFIAPYPGVPYCLKEYPSGYHPQDARELFNQRHSLLRNATDRIFGALKARFPILMSAPPYPLQTQVKLVVATCAIHNYIRREKPDDWIFRKYEQDSTALQIESSLPPLEVEQPIMHIDTQALDIGVEAEQLEISSQLRDSIATEIWNDYIHDFSAM; encoded by the exons ATGGAGAGCTCTGATGATGAAAAAGATGGAATCCTTGGGAATTTCATTCCAAAAGAACTGGCCCATGGTTTGGCATCTAGCGGAGCAAAATTTGTGGATGAAGTACTTAATAGCCAAAGTGAACACTGCTTGGAAAATTTTCGCATGGATAAGCATGTATTTTACAAGTTGTGTGATATTTTGCAAGCCAAAGGCTTGCTACGTCACACAAATCGAATCAAGATTGAGGAACAATTAGCCATTTTCATGTTCATAATTGGCCACAATCTACGTACAAGAGCTGTCCAAGAGTTATTCCGATATTCAGGAGAAACCATCAGTCGCCATTTCAATAATGTTTTGAATGCAATTATGGCAATTTCCTTAGACTTCTTTCAGCCTCCGGGTTCAGAGATCTTGGAAGATCCAAGATTCTATCCATACTTTCAG GATTGTGTGGGAGCAGTTGATGGTATCCATATTCCAGTTATGGTAGGTGTAGATGAGCAAGGACCTTTCCGCAATAAGAATGGCATGCTTTCACAAAATGTTCTGGCAGCTTGCTCATTTGATCTCAAGTTCCATTATGTTCTAGCTGGCTGGGAAGGCTCAGCATCAGATTTGCAAGTCCTAAATTCTGCACTGACAAGGCGAAACAAACTGCTGGTCCCTGAAG GTAAATACTACCTTGTAGACAACAAGTATGCAAATATGCCAGGTTTCATTGCCCCATATCCGGGTGTTCCATATTGCCTAAAGGAATATCCTAGTGGCTATCATCCACAAGATGCCAGAGAGCTATTTAATCAACGACACTCATTGTTACGAAATGCCACTGATCGGATCTTTGGCGCTTTGAAGGCACGATTCCCTATATTGATGTCTGCTCCTCCATACCCATTACAAACACAGGTCAAGTTGGTTGTGGCAACATGTGCGATACACAATTACATCCGGAGGGAGAAACCAGATGATTGGATTTTTAGAAAGTATGAACAGGACAGCACGGCATTACAAATCGAGTCGTCGTTGCCCCCTTTAGAGGTGGAACAACCCATTATGCATATTGATACCCAAGCTCTGGACATTGGCGTTGAAGCAGAACAACTAGAAATCTCTTCACAATTGCGAGACTCCATTGCAACTGAAATTTGGAATGACTACATCCATGATTTTTCAGCCATGTAA